The sequence CAGTACCTCGTGGCTTTACAGAATAAATATTGTGAAAGAAATTTTGCAAGAAATTTTGTGGGTATTAATATGATGACGACCTTAACTAAATGGAGCTGTTGgcatcaaaattacttttttggcaTAATTACAAAGAGAAGTTAAGGTAAGGAAGGTATTACTTGCTAGTGTAggcattttttcttcatttaatttctcGATTTACATCTATAGTCAATTAAAAGTCCATTATTTCGCTTTCTTCATTAAATGCCTTTCAACGCTGTAATTTTTTTGGCCAATAGCATGCTCATGGAATGTGATTAGCATTTGACACTCTGAATTCAAGCCAAATCGATTCTGAGAAAAGCTAAaagctttcaaaattttttatgccGTCAACTATCAGTAGACGGTGTTCGAGTTGCTTTATCTTATTGACTCATGAAAAAATCACAGATCACTGGCTGGTGGTAAACAATAGTAAGACACATTATTTGTCCTGATAACTTCCAACGAATGTATTTACATCACAGATTTTAATTCGTTTGTTTTCCTCAAGCGTTGTTTCACGATTttcggaaaaaatgtttttgcaaacCGTCAATTTTATCTCTTGATCCAATTCAGCCATTTTTTTGTTCCGAGAACTGGCAGTAGATGGAGAGAGGGATTGAAGATGCGTGGAATTCCTTCCACCGCACCCACGACGGCAGACTACACTAGTTCTCTCTATTCTTTCCCGTCGAACGTCGTCAATCAGCTTGCTTTCCTCAGCAGCGCGGGCCATTATTTCctcgtttgatttttttctcccgatTCCATTCTCTCAATTCTCCCTTCGACCGAAATCTCAAAGGCCTGCGATTTATTGTTATCCTCTTTCCTGACAGAACAGTTTGTTCTGGCGAAAACATCAAAATCcctgcgatttttttatttttagatccaATAAAATAGGCATCAAAAATGTCCAAGTAAATGTGCCTCTCACCAAATCTATTTGCTGTTTAAAATAGGCATCAAAAATGTCCAAGTAAATGTGTCTCTCACCAAATCTATTTGCTGTTGTTTTCCATTTTGTAATGAACTCTGTGTACCGTTCAGAATAATCCTGGTTAGAAAACGGTTGCCACTGCTCAAGATTCTTACCCTTGTTGTTAAcctattataacccaattttgctataactatcataaaaaatgtgtacattttcagctttattcaggagatatttaaaataagtgTTCTTCTCTGCTGTAAAGTTCAATGTCGAAATATGTAgctaccacaataattatgattgagcaaaacattttcacatttttaaaatgagaagccttgaaatttaaaTCCTCCCAGGAGAAGCTccaggttagaaagggttaatggcttgatagcaattataaaaaaaacaagtgcaGCCGCAATTTGCTAAAGGTCTTTGTGATAAGTGTACTAATTATGAAGGAAATAACGATGAATGCTCTTATTAATATACATCTCCTGTATGGGTCTTTAAAAGAggtggatattttattttaattttcttttgtgaaTTCATCTATTCTATATAGTTCTGTGTGAAAAGAcatctatgaaataaaatttaattttgtaaagcGCTTATCCTCTCTGAGACTCATGCTACCTGATCTGACTATAGGAAAGGGAACGGCCCTTCCTGGCAACTTAATGATTGTAACAGAACGTATTTAGATTGGCAGTCAGAGGATAACATGCAAACTTGAGCTTTATGATGGCAAATTTTGATTGGTGAAGGATTTCGTCGATGAGGCTTTGCTGTCACAATGAAGTCAATTATAGTAGCTCTTGAGATCTGTGagcagcggcggatccaggattttttttctggaatggGCACAAAGGTTTGACAGGAAAATGATCTTCTCATGCGTGAGATTAAAAACCGAGGTGCAACAGTTACTGTGCGAAATATACTCAATATTTTAATACGAAAATTCTTCATATGAAATTATATGATTGAGACTCCGTATcaaacacaaaacaaagcgaacgtaatgatagcaTCATAAAAATTTCTGTCTATTCTTTAAGCGTCTGGGGtggacacgtgccccccctaaatccgcctatgtctgTGAGCACTCccatgttaattatttattttaaaaattgtttggtAAAACTTCCACGTGTAGTATACTAACTAATTTACAGTAGCATAACATAACAACAGCATAAAGTGGTAGATGAATGCATTCAAGCAAAAACTAGTTAAATAGATGAAACAATTGGGTCAAGTTTTCTCGGTTTTCCGGCCGGGTGGAGAATCCATCGTATCTGACGCTTCGAGGTCCGTTACGTTTCTCGTTCTCCGGAATTGTTCGTCATTTTTCCCACGGATATTTCAAACAGGGTTTACTTGAACCCAGCACTAACTAAGTAATCACGTTTTTCTAAGTTTAAGGTTTCGACGTTATTCATGTCTaattatgtcgttcccacgattgccaaacgttgcgctgcattcgctccatacggtcatgcgttctaaTTGGTTGATATGCGGTCtcagtgacggtttcagtgaACGGACGGCGACACAAAGTGGGTGGAAATCAACCATGACACCTTGAAAATAGCCTTGACAGAACcctaaattttcacaattttttgggAAGAAAAAATGGTACAGTCTGATAGCAAAATCTCTGATgattaaggaactatggctattcaAATATCAGACAGGAGCTTGTTCAACTCCTCGTCGTTACGGATGGCCAGTTGGAGGTGACGGGGGATGATCCTCGTCTTCTTGTTGTCACGGGCGGCGTTACCGGCCAACTCCAAAACTTCCGCGGCCAGGTATTCCATGACGGCGGCCAGGTACACGGGGGCACCGGCACCGACGCGCTCGGCGTAGTTGCCCTTGCGGAGAAGACGGTGAATACGTCCCACGGGGAACTGAAGTCCGGCCCTGCTGGAACGGGACTTGGACTTGCCCTTGACTTTGCCTCCCTTTCCTCGTCCGGACATGATGAATCAAGCTGGATTCGGCGTTACGGTGCAGACCTCACGACGAATCGTTGAATTCATCACAAGGCATTGAAAAAGtgcaaaaatagtgaaaaatttcaaatcggaattttcgcaaaaatctagtttttgtcttcgcgacgtgccgagtgatgaaaaaagtgatgggaatcctcatcactgGAGCCATCgggaaaaacaattgcgcgcgaccATCACTTCCGAATGATCAATAGAGGGAGCGCTGGAGTGATCACTTGAAAGtggtgaaaaaaatgatcgtgtgattccgACTTAATAATATCCTGCAGTTAGATCCGAGCATCAGCAATCCAGTATCCAATGCCGTAGTTTACCATTGGCTAGTCCTCTACCTACTCATTCTCACTAACTGGCATCCTAAATTGCTCCTCTTCACAATTTTAACAAATCACAACAAATGCGAGGTGAAACAAACAtctcatgaaagaaaacaatgctCCATTAATGATGATAATCAATATCTTCAGAAATGTCTTCCCACTTTCAAAATCCTCAGATGTTATCTGTGCTAATTCAATAATAATGTTATGTAAAGCTATGCGTTCAGTTACCATCAGGTCCGCTTGTTCCCGCTGACAGTGTTCGAACCGGTTCTGATGTAAAAAGTTGACgttctttgataatattttatggctAATGAATGGGTGGCtgaattgaacaaaaaaatagaaaaacgacTGAACTCACGAATCGTTAGAGGTAGAAATATCCAAGttcgtttaaataattttaccaatCCGCCGGAAATTTCATTTATAGTAATGTAATTCGATATTTTTACACTGTAATACATAAATTACATAAGACGCACGGAGGTGAATTATAAATGACAACATATGTATAGAAAACTACACTAAACATATTTGCGAAAATACGATACAAATATATTACAAATGCTTGTATAAATGACGGATATTTGTCTGTAATGcctatatttttcctttcatgctCATACTTATgctaattgaatgaaaatatattgaagacGTTTGCATAAGATCTTTGAATTTTTGCTTTGGTGCTTTATTCTCAAACTtaattttcaatccagaaaatgTTCGTTCATTTCCTCCCCGTGGAAATCAGTCCTTCTCGCTGAAATATGACGTTTCTCCATTATTCGCCAATGCTCAATAATCGTATAAATTATTCACGCCTTCCCCTTTGCATACCAAGGCACATCTAACTTCGTCATGTCCAAGTTCTTGAAGCATCTCTATCAAAGAGACCTCTCAACCACCAGCAGTTATTCTTCTTCTCCGCTCGCACGGAAGCAAACGGTCAATCGTTCTATAGTCATTTTTCACCTTTGCACTGCTACTGACAGGTCAGGGATTAAGATGGCtgagcatgaaaaaataatccatttttgtTCATGTTCAAAACATGCTGCTAATTTCAGGAATTTGTCATCGATTTTCTCCTCAGCTTCCAATCACAgcaccaggggcggtctggggtgattgggagcccctggctggggctcatgatgaaACTAAAGCCCTCTTTACCGGGGAATTCAGGGGCCCTCTcctggaaaattttatgaaattgcatagccggaaatggattttgacgctatttgaCTCTTTAAAACTAgataaatgttaattaaaatagcaatttcgcaaggaaaaatactatgaaaagtgagattttcacagcttataaaatttaattatgtattattgtTTAATTgcctatttagtgaatttgttccttgaaactgcactggaatctaaaaaaaactctaaaatagccttttcgagtaacattttcaaaaaaatgattaGGTTCTCATTTACCGTGTAACACCTTTATttgacttatttttatgtaatctttttacaccggatatgttgtaaataaagctcCAAATAAAAACGTGGAATTTTATaatatcaaaaaaaaactttggttcaattaatttttttagttttcacgtCGCCAGTTTCCCCCGAGACTCTCCGAACGATAATGGAATTCCGTACTCGAAGTAGTTCAAACCAGTCATTGCTAGCAAAGAAATCTTCAGCTCTTAATTTCCGGGACTTCTCAACGCATTTTGCTTGATTGCAGAATGCAGACTAAAGCATTTTTCGATGGAGCAATCAACGGCCACTTATAAACAGCAAAATGTCGCACTATCATGGACGCATTCTCTTCAGCCCACCATGCCTGTTACTTTTATGACACCAGttaaaaaaattacccaaaaattacaaattaccgTTTATTTGTAGTTTCCCAAAATTAAATACATTGGCTACCCTCCTTTCAGATATATAACTCATTTCTccgttaattttataatttcctgtGAACAAACAATGACATATGGTCTCTCTTACTTTTTTGACCCGGTGTTGATTCTAACGCCACGGCGTTAAGCGCGGCGTTAGAATCAACACCGGGCGCGCGCGCGGCGCGCCGTCACATACTGCTTAATGCAATTATTGAAAAACAAAGCCACAGTGCTGCACCAGGGACGGATTTAGGATATAGGTGGCGCGGGGCCCATTCTAGTGGGAGGCATACTGTTTCGAGAAGCTGCAATTTGCAGCGCAATAACAGAAAATTcaagtaacacaattttcagcCAATTTTCAAAGCTATGCCATCGGATGAAGTGTTTTTTTAACAGCAGCGTTAACCATttattaacgtcaatgttgactacatgttaacaaaaaacaagcccagcttcacttcgaatccccTCATACATGATGATTTTCCTGTTTTTGCGATTTTGTTAGATTTACCTCAATATTGGCGGAAGGCATATGCTTGGTAGGTGGACCCGGGCTCTTTGGGTTCCCCATTGACCCAGCCCTGCGCTACACATCAAACGACTCGCTGAATCATCCCTTAATATTGGTTCAGATGGGGTCAAAATCTGATGGGCAGCCGGACTCAAAATCCTATATGGCCATGATATCCAGCGAAATCGTCTTAAATCGATAGACTGTggctggtgctagcacacattaGTCTATAACCTGTTATATCACCTGCAAAAAGCTTAACCGTTCATAGTCAAATGTTCttatttgggaacagattttaaaaaattgatgaaaattatttttcacatctgtgATTACATTAAccttttttcatgtaaataaagcattgaagtatttttttaaagtgaatcgcatgacttgtgtaggTATACATTCGTCATTAATTATGCCTcttcaaaattgattattttcaccACCACTgcgatttattcaatattttcccatACATTTGCTCTCCAGTGATCATatgttcatttattcaaaagatcagtaTATGTTacgttgttaaaataattttttggtcaagtgtatatttatttttcaagcaatagcaaaattttgtggcgtgttcccatttgggaatgtgcttgaaaacgcatttaaaaatttctgtccgggttttctttcataatatctcttaattacctgcaaaataaataggatatgcaaaaaataataaaaatcagttggtaagttgcTACGATTTTTAAAGGGTTAATGAATGATGGGGCGAAAGGCTTGTGACTCTCACAAATGACGGAAGACTACCTGCGCTTCATTCATTTTATACTCGCGGAAAAGAGGGAAATTTCCTTGAAAGTGTCTTTGGACGGAGCAGGGGTGGTCTTTGAATAGGGATCAACAATTGGACAATACAACAATAAGGATTGACAATGAAGCTGTCGGCACTATAATCGATTTCGAACAATGCTGATCTTTTATAGGAGTGATCGCTGAATGGGAGCGGTCGTTAAGAGAGGTTTATTGTACATGATAATTAAGGCTAGTTTTTAATTTATCTTACATGTTAAATACGCTTATTAATGTGAATAACAAAACAATGTGTAAGGCCTTTCGTTCATTAGTACCATTTCGAGCGACATAAATGAAGGTATGGCGATAAACTTAAATTTTAGCACATGTGGATTATAATTTCAGTAGGACCAGCTACAATCACTTGCGGGTATTTTAATTGGCATTGGATTGAAGATAAATTAGCCATTCACAATGAGTGTAGTCATTGTGTATGAATTGTTGCTTTCTAAGTCGAAAATGCAACGGGAGTCTGACGATGAGAAATAACGACCATAACTTTATGACTTCTTTTATAATTGCTGCTCTCCATGGAGAAATCAAATCATTTCTCCAGCTTACCGAAGaaaatattctgcactctcttcttacgaaaaatatgtaatataatgataaaataaaatctaatcgttatttctcttcctctcttttAAGTGAGGGTTAGACCGTGTTCCAATTGGTCGACAATTTCCTTCGAGACTCGAAAGTATCGGGAGAAATCTTTATCTATTGTCTGAAATGGATTTTTTCTATCGCGAAGACGCCTTTCCTCTGCCATCCTCCTTTACTGGTACAAATCCTCCAGCATAGACATGAGTAATCTACTTTTATCGCGGGCAAATAAAAGATAACTCGATTAACTGATTCAAAGTAGAAAGACGCAAGGAATGCGTTCACCCTAGGTATCGTAAACATACAATAACGTTAACTCTTAAACATATCTAGTCACAAATAAAAATCCGATAACTTTTATTACACCTCTTTTAACAACAATCAAAATACTCTACACTCAAATAACCAACAAAACACAATAATCATAAAAGTCGTTCCTTATTCCTCTAATCAACGTATAGCATTCACAATAATTATATATCTCACTAATAATTATATATCTCACTAGCACAcacataattatatatttttaataattaggcTGCCGTTTTGGTTGTTTTTTCTCATAAGGCCTCCGACGGACTTGcctttataataatgataatgtatGTATTTTCCATCTATCGGACGTACAAAATATAAGTCACAAGAGGAattgccaaaaaataaataacaccccTTACTTCCAATcataacacattaaaacattTGCCATAATTCACTAAAATTCATTATTCGACAAAGATGTCTTCATTATAGCAAGTCAAATATAATAAATGTCTTTCTATTAGCGAGGATGAAGTGGCcgtattttcaattcaaaagatttattttatttttatccaaaataacATATTGTATATGTAAATGGCACTTTATCAATCAACGCCGTAGCCGTCCGCAGATTCCTGAAGCAGTCTCCTACAATGCCAGAAATGCCTTGGGCTCAGAGAGACCTAATCTCTTTCTCAATTCTTTTCCGATTGTGTACAGCCTACTTCCTTCCACAATGTAACCCCTCCTCAGTCCCTCCAACCTCTGTCTAGCGATTCCCTATCATCCATAAAGACAGATTCCAGGGAAGTTTATAAATTCCTTTGTAAAATACCCCTCCACCGCTCACCCGGTCCTGATGGTCTCAGCTCTAAACTCATTCGCAACTGCGCCTCTTCCCTTGCACAACCTCTAACCCTTTTGTTTAATCGCTGCTTTTCATTAGGAACCTTCCCTCCTCAATGGAAATGCGCCAACGTTATCCCGATACTCAAAGCGGGAAGCAAAGCTGACGTCACAAACTATCGCCCTATATCTTTGCTTCCAATACTTTCTTCCGTCTGTGAGCGCATAATTCTCAATAGGATTTTCTACTTCACCTCTCCCTTTTTATCCCCCCAGCAGCATGGTTTCCTCCCTGGGAGATCATGCCTAACAAATCTTGCTGTCTTTCAGCACCACGCCGTCCCTGCAATAGACAACTCTCGTCAACTTGATGCCATCTTCCTTGACTTCTCCAAAGCTTTCGACACACTCCATCATCAACTCCTCCTTCACAAACTAAGCCAGCAATTTGGCATACATGGTAAGTTCCTTAGCCTTCTCTCAAGATTTCTTTCGCACAGAACCCAGCGTGTAATACTCGCAGATGGACCTTCTTCTTGGTCTCCTGTGACGTCAGGAGTTCCTCAGGGCAGTGTCCTAGGGccttatcttttcaatttatatattaatgatcttCCGTCCCACCTCCTGTCCTCCCAAACACACACTCTTCTATATGCGGACGATTGCAAGATCTACAAGGAGATAAAAAACACTTCTGACTGCAGAGATCTCCAAATTGCCCTAAATAAAGCTTCCCTGTGGTGTGACACTTGGAAATTAAAGCTCAAccctaaaaaatgcagcatcatgaCTATTGCGTTAAAAACACAACCCATCACTTTCAACTACACCATAAATTCATCTCCCTTGACCAGAGTTACGACGATGTAAGGTTTGGGCGTTATAACCGACCCCAAACTAAACtactccgaccacattcagactgtaaaaaaagaaagccatgtctctgttaggccttctttaccgcttcacggaaattaaggatcTCATTGCACtccactcctatttctcaacgattgtccttcccatagttttgtattgctccccaatttggtccatgtcagccccaactaacctaaaatcccttgattgcatcccccacttctttgccaaaatagttaggcatagaatccgtcacttacgcaatatgtcctctgatgctgtattgtcttctctttcctggtctaatctgcagaatctcagacttaaaacggacttcaactttctacacaatatcttaaactcgacttctgacagccctgaactcctctctcagttgaattttagaataccgactcgttccacccgctcgctctccctactccatctgcctattcccagaattgctctgaccaagcgctcacctatATATTGCCTCTCCTCCCTCCTAAATTCGCtacctccttccatagatcctttttacctgtcacgcaaaaaattcacctcacaagctttgacccatatgtctgctaattgaatgttttaCTTCCCTACTGGtgaattctttttgtttttatattgttattgtattgtgtctaattcatgtatgtcattgttaaaagtttcactgtaaattggcgtcacggctgtatgtgaaatttacttaaataaataaattaattaaaaaaaactgggaaTGGTGAAcaaatttagcattttaaataattttatatggcGTTCTAGGAATTAAACCAAACATAGTTCTAATTACTTTCTATTAAATAGCAATGACTTTTTTTCAAAAGTGAAGTGTAAGATCCTCAGAGTATAATAAAATATGTTGCCCAGCTTTAGTAGTAATAGCTGTTGAACAGTATCAGTAAAACATCGATCGAAAGAGATGATTTCTATAAGCTAATACAATGAAGAGCCTAGAACAGCTTTGGATATAACTGTAACATATACCCATTTCCCTGAATCAAGAGAAACCAAATCAAGATTTTGGCATGGGATGTTTCATTCAGCTGAATGTAATTCAAATTTAAGCACCGTTTACAATTTCCTGGGATTTTATTTAATGGTGCTCGTTGAGTTTTGCCCACATTTAACGTCAAATGGTCAATATTGCACCAGTTTGTAGTATTACTTAGTAGTTGATGTTCCTGCACGAGGTGTGCACAACCAGGAATATACAGCAAGTATAATCCAGGAATACACAAAGGTATATAGCAAGTTGTCTTGTTCAAAATAAGGTGTTAACCGACGTAGGTATATTCTCTCAAAAAGTTTCATGAATCAAAGAAGCAAGAAAATGGGGATGATTCTTAAGATTATTATGTTCCCCTATATTTTTGTACAAAAGACATATTTTTGCGAGTTTTTAACCAGGAAAAATTCCCTCGTCTAGCGTAAGTTTTTAggttccttttttgttttttaacacATGATAACAATTATCATTCAGATAGTTGAACTGAGTCATCAatgagccattattttctattattactGTGAAGTAGTGTTTTTCTTTGTAATAGCTGAAATAGCGCAgcctaataaaaatgaaaacttaaagtAAACCTTTTTGAAGGCCTCgtcaaaaatattatcattaaagatACCATtccagtttttatattttaatcaaaaagtagacgttaaatatattataatcgGTTAAAAACTACCTCTGCCGAGATAAATTGACTGACTTTTTGGCGGAATTGATTTGAGCTTGCCTATCAAATTATAGCTATCAGTGAGTCCCAAGCGAATTGCGTGGGCATTTATGATCTATATATCAATATTGATGCTATCAATTCAAGTGAACAAGTTTGAGGTGATCCTGGTTAACTTCGAGAATGAAGGGGCTTTACTATAAAAGTACAAAATGTTCATCAGTCGACATCCTCTACCATTAATAGATGTCACGTCACAATTAAATTTTCCAGTCAGAAATACTGTATCCTGATTTCTGAACATTTTCTTCATGGTTAGAACAAACTTTttcagaaatatattaaaatcatgTAATCATCATCTGCTGGCCGGTAGGGCGGTAAGTCCACTATCCATTGCTACCACTATTTATCTTCCGATACGTATACATTGTATTGTAAACAGGTGAAATACTTTATATTTAGCGATTTTTTattgcgttttttttaaatttctcgctcCTAATAATTGAATCTCCTCTCAATTTTCCTCAATGGCACTATTTGCGTAATACATCCCCTCCACGGGCAGAGCTCCCCCCCCTACGTTACCGCGATGACGCTATCGCTTATTCCAATCTCTCTCTGCTCTCAAATTATCCACCCAGCCATTAATGTAGACCTCTTTCCTCGTTCACCCTAATAGTAGTCTAAACCTCCAGCTATACTCGTTCAGTCTTCGCTAATTATCCTGTCTTGTGTACATTTCATCGGGACCCAAGTTTATTTCTTTGTCATGTTCATCATCATTTCACGCCTATTCagttattctcttttacatccttcatcagaTTCCTGTTTATTACGTACTCAATTCTTTTCTTGTCCATTCTTGGCGTCCACTTGCTTTCGACAATTCTCTTCGTTTGTCTGCCATGACGCATCACGTGATCAGGTAAATTGTTCGcatttctctttaaaattttcaagatccTTCTCCCACACTCTTCCGAGGGATTTCTAAATATATATAACGTTTAAATTACTTAACTGGAATATTTAATACCAGAGAATAATATTATTCGCCGGTTCCAGAAGCTGCAAATGgattatttctcattatttttatgctGTTCTTTGCTTATAATATTATGTTTCGGCCCCAAATCGAATACTTTTACGCCGAACTTGATGGAGCCCAGCATTCATATCCGCTTGCTATT comes from Ischnura elegans chromosome X, ioIscEleg1.1, whole genome shotgun sequence and encodes:
- the LOC124171115 gene encoding histone H2A-like; protein product: MSGRGKGGKVKGKSKSRSSRAGLQFPVGRIHRLLRKGNYAERVGAGAPVYLAAVMEYLAAEVLELAGNAARDNKKTRIIPRHLQLAIRNDEELNKLLSDI